The Hevea brasiliensis isolate MT/VB/25A 57/8 chromosome 1, ASM3005281v1, whole genome shotgun sequence DNA segment CTGGATTTATTTAAAAGGGCCATCTCTCTTGCCCTTGGTTATCTTGAAATAAAACGGTACATCTCGTCGACATTAACTACTTTGTGACTTCCTCAGACACAAGCTTGGGCCAACCGATAATCTTTTATATGGATCCTAACAGCCTTCCAATTTCTAGTCCTGGTAGTTACGGACTACAGCCGCCATCCGCAACGCTGCAAATAAATTCCGCAGCCGCTCGGCCTAATCAATCACGGAGTTTCCATAACTGTATTACCCGTTTGATGCTGTTACTTGTTATGTCATTTCTTACATTAAGCTTTGTCAGCGCCGTCATATGGCTTGTCATTGATCCGCATGATCCCACTTTCGGACTCAACTCTCTCTGCATATCCAACATCACCCTTTCTGATAGTCAATTtactgcaaattatgacatagaaTTCTCTGTAAATAATACAAACAAGAAGGTAAACCTTGTCATTGACGATGTCAAAGTTACTGTGTCCTACGGAAGAGCCATCATCTCGCTGAGAGTTTTGGAAGCAATTAGCGTCTCCGTTCCAAAGACGACTCAGGAAAAGTTGATGGTAGTTTTAGACAGGCACTCGGTTCACTCGATCAAAAACAGGGTGTTCAAGGAAATAAGTGATGATTGGAGCAAAAAGATTGTCAATTTCAATGTCGGATTATTTGTCAGAACTAAATACGATCTTGGCGTTTGGCCTACCAAGAAGAGATTTTTCCATGTTTCGTGTCTGGCTTTAACTGTTGAATTCCTATCTACCAAGAGGACAGGGAAGCTCATGAGTGCAGCGAAAGGCTGCTCACTTCATTTGAATTGATGGAGTCCTTTTTTCCTCGTATTTTTCTTAATCATCTATCCCTATTAATTAACTgttgaattaattatttatttattggtttcttttcttcttttttcctcacttttttttttccaatgAGGTGCAAACTCTTGCATGTTTATCTGCACGTTGTTTTTTCTTTTGTTACTTCATTAATTCCACGGCAATCTATAGTTCGATGTTGTTATAGGAAGATAGTATTCGCAAGAAACCCATTAAACAaagtctctctctctccctctctcttatcaattcaacacGGTCTCCTTTTTAGCTCTTAACATCCACCATGGTAGACCCTTTAAGACCCGGTACTGGCTACTCTGTCGCCCCCGCCCAGCAACCTAAAGCTACCGTCCACCGCAATTTGCCACCGACCACGCACCACCGCCGCCCACTAACCCATACTATTACAACCAACCACCAGCATATCCCAACTCACACACCACCCCAGCTCCGCCACTTAATCGCAGCTCCAATCGTTGTTACCGTTTTATTCTTTACCATCCTCTTCATACGCTGGCTCGTCATCAGCC contains these protein-coding regions:
- the LOC110645475 gene encoding uncharacterized protein LOC110645475, translating into MDPNSLPISSPGSYGLQPPSATLQINSAAARPNQSRSFHNCITRLMLLLVMSFLTLSFVSAVIWLVIDPHDPTFGLNSLCISNITLSDSQFTANYDIEFSVNNTNKKVNLVIDDVKVTVSYGRAIISLRVLEAISVSVPKTTQEKLMVVLDRHSVHSIKNRVFKEISDDWSKKIVNFNVGLFVRTKYDLGVWPTKKRFFHVSCLALTVEFLSTKRTGKLMSAAKGCSLHLN